In Oryza brachyantha chromosome 2, ObraRS2, whole genome shotgun sequence, a single window of DNA contains:
- the LOC102708124 gene encoding pyruvate kinase, cytosolic isozyme-like, protein MAVAEEQEEAAVGVMRRRPKTKIVCTLGPASRSVEMIGRLLRAGMCVARFNFSHGSHEYHQETLDNLRAAMENTGILCAVMLDTKGPEIRTGFLKDGKPIQLKKGQEITVSTDYSIQGDDNMISMSYKKLAVDLKPDSAILCADGTITLTVLRCDKEQGLVRCRCENTAMLGERKNVNLPGVIVDLPTLTEKDKEDILKWGVPNKIDMIALSFVRKGSDLVEVRKLLGEHAKSIMLMSKVENQEGVANFDDILANSDAFMVARGDLGMEIPIEKIFYAQKVMIFKCNIQGKPVVTATQMLESMIKSPRPTRAEATDVANAVLDGTDCVMLSGETAAGAYPELAVRTMAKICLQAESCVDHAAVFKYITASAPIPMSPLESLASSAVRTANSAKAALILVLTRGGTTARLVAKYRPSMPILSVVVPELKTDSLDWTCSDEGPARHSLIVRGVIPMLSAATAKAFDNEATEEALGFAIGNAKATGLCNAGESVVALHRIGTASVIKLLTVN, encoded by the exons atggcggtggcggaggagcaggaggaggcggccgtcggggtgatgcggcggcggcccaagACAAAGATTGTGTGCACGCTGGGGCCGGCGTCGAGGTCGGTGGAGATGATCGGCCGCTTGCTGCGCGCCGGGATGTGCGTCGCCCGCTTCAACTTCTCCCACGGCTCCCACGAGTACCACCAAGAGACGCTCGACAACCTCCGTGCCGCCATGGAGAATACCGGCATCCTCTGCGCTGTCATGCTTGACACCAAG GGACCAGAGATCCGAACTGGATTTTTGAAAGATGGAAAACCTATACAGCTGAAGAAGGGTCAAGAAATCACAGTTTCCACTGATTATAGCATACAGGGTGATGACAACATGATATCGATGAGCTACAAGAAGCTAGCAGTGGATCTTAAACCAGATAGTGCAATATTATGTGCTGATGGCACCATCACACTTACTGTGCTTCGCTGCGATAAAGAGCAAGGCTTGGTTCGATGTCGTTGTGAGAACACTGCTATGCTTGGTGAGAGGAAGAATGTTAACCTTCCAGGAGTTATTGTTGATCTCCCAACACTTACTGAAAAGGACAAGGAGGATATTCTTAAATGGGGTGTTCCAAACAAGATTGACATGATTGCTCTGTCTTTTGTTCGCAAAGGCTCAGACCTTGTAGAGGTCAGGAAGCTGCTTGGGGAGCACGCGAAGTCAATAATGCTGATGTCAAAG GTTGAGAATCAAGAGGGGGTTGCTAATTTTGATGATATCCTAGCAAACTCCGATGCTTTTATGGTTGCAAGAGGTGATCTGGGGATGGAAATTCCTATAGAGAAGATCTTTTATGCACAAAAGGTGATGATTTTCAAGTGCAATATTCAGGGGAAGCCAGTTGTGACTGCAACCCAGATGTTGGAATCTATGATCAAGTCTCCACGCCCTACTAGAGCAGAAGCAACTGACGTCGCCAATGCAGTTCTTGACGGCACCGACTGTGTCATGCTCAGTGGCGAGACAGCTGCTGGGGCTTACCCAGAACTGGCAGTTCGGACCATGGCCAAGATCTGCCTTCAAGCAGAGTCCTGTGTTGATCATGCTGCTGTTTTCAAATACATCACTGCGTCAGCCCCAATTCCCATGAGCCCATTGGAGAGCCTTGCATCATCAGCTGTGCGCACAGCAAACTCCGCGAAGGCAGCTCTTATCCTGGTCCTGACCAGGGGAGGAACAACTGCTAGGCTTGTTGCCAAGTACAGGCCATCGATGCCGATTCTGTCCGTCGTGGTTCCTGAGCTGAAGACCGACTCCTTGGACTGGACCTGCAGTGACGAAGGGCCTGCAAGGCACAGCCTCATTGTGAGGGGGGTGATCCCAATGCTGAGTGCAGCCACTGCCAAGGCCTTCGACAACGAAGCCACCGAAGAAGCTCTCGGCTTCGCCATCGGCAACGCCAAGGCGACGGGCCTCTGCAACGCCGGTGAgtccgtcgtcgccctccaccGGATCGGAACTGCGTCGGTTATCAAGCTCCTGACCGTGAACTAG